The following proteins come from a genomic window of Diorhabda carinulata isolate Delta chromosome X, icDioCari1.1, whole genome shotgun sequence:
- the LOC130901314 gene encoding malonate--CoA ligase ACSF3, mitochondrial: MSLLKSHIRNSVLKISKRFQQVQANVNVASTLPNGPIFRNCTHFPDRIAVRDRIASYTYANIFISANELSKEITKLCNGRTGERVMFMCSNDVNYVITLYAIWISGQIAVPLSPLHPKNILLYYANDSNSKLLISAPEYSDIMQRVSVNTNSNLHVLDEKMKLDCAQKTIYNRSDLDGGLPNRFYDSNNALILYTSGTTGSPKGVVISHKNIQYQVTTLIDAWKWSQNDVILHTLPLHHVHGIVNALLCPLHIGAKAIMLKKFNANTVWSYLLGINAKPEDRKISVYMAVPTIYFKLVEEFQKVFKEDPKMVEYIKNTLKTKMRLMISGSAPMPNSLHEKWLQISGHSLLQRYGMTECGMVLSQLYDSERRPGYVGLPLPGVSARIVEKNEESGELNTILECANVDGDIKFTKKFYKSDNHRGELLVKGDGIFKEYFNRPEATRKEFASDGWFKTGDICEYSSEAREFKILGRKSVDIIKSGGYKISALEIEAKLLLHPDISECIVVGIDDEKWGQKIAAVVVLDEEKELTLEELRDWAQDKMPPYWIPSIIKIVPKIPKNAMGKVNKKEIIKAWN; the protein is encoded by the exons atgtcTCTATTAAAGAGTCATATAAGAAATTCAgtcttaaaaatttcaaaaagatttcaACAAGTTCAAGCGAACGTGAATGTGGCTTCTACTCTTCCCAATGGACCAATATTTAGAAATTGTACACATTTTCCTGATAGAATAGCCGTAAGAGATCGAATTGCAAGTTATACATatgctaatatttttataagtgCTAACGAGCTTTCAAAAGAAATCACAAAACTTTGCAATGGTCGTACTGGGGAAAGAGTCATGTTTATGTGCTCTAATGATGTAAATTATGTTATAACGCTTTATGCCATTTGGATCTCAGGACAAATCG CTGTTCCTCTAAGTCCTTTACATCCGAAGAATATTCTTTTGTATTATGCCAATGATTCTAATTCTAAACTATTAATATCAGCACCTGAATATTCCGATATAATGCAGAGAGTATCAGTCAATACAAATAGTAATTTACATGTATTGGACGAAAAAATGAAACTTGATTGTGCTCAGAAAACAATTTATAACCGCAGTGATCTGGATGGGGGTTTACCAAATCGTTTTTACGATTCTAATAATGCTCTTATTTTGTATACTAGTGGAACTACTGGTTCACCTAAAG gTGTAGTcatttcacataaaaatattcagtatcAAGTGACGACTCTTATTGATGCATGGAAGTGGTCACAAAATGATGTAATCCTTCATACTCTTCCTCTTCATCACGTTCACGGAATTGTCAACGCTCTTTTGTGTCCACTTCATATAGGAGCCAAGGctataatgttgaaaaaattcaatgccAACACAGTTTGGTCATACTTACTGGGTATAAATGCCAAACCAGAAGATAGAAAAATATCCGTTTACATGGCTGTACCAACGATTTATTTTAAACTCGTTGAAGAATTTCAGAAGGTATTCAAAGAAGATCCTAAAATGgtggaatatataaaaaatacattgaaaactAAAATGAGGCTCATGATTAGTGGTTCGGCACCAATGCCTAATTCCTTACATGAAAAATGGTTACAAATATCTGGACATTCTTTATTACAAAG ATATGGAATGACTGAATGTGGAATGGTATTATCACAACTTTATGATTCGGAAAGAAGACCTGGTTATGTAGGTTTGCCACTGCCAGGTGTATCCGCTAGAAtcgtagaaaaaaatgaagagagTGGAGAACTGAATACCATTCTAGAATGTGCCAATGTAGATGGTGACATTAaatttacaaagaaattttacaaaagtGATAATCATCGAG GTGAGCTCTTGGTGAAAGGAGACGGTATTTTCAAAGAGTACTTCAACAGACCGGAAGCAACCCGAAAAGAATTTGCTAGTGACGGATGGTTTAAGACTGGTGATATTTGTGAATATTCTTCAGAAGCTAGAGAATTTAAAATTCTTGGTAGAAAATCCGTAGATATAATAAAATCGGGCGGATATAAAATAAGCGCCTTAGAAATAGAAGCAAAACTTTTACTTCATCCAGACATATCAGAGTGCATTGTTGTCGGTATCGACGATGAAAAATGGGGTCAAAAAATAGCAGCGGTTGTGGTTTTAGATGAAGAAAAGGAACTAACTTTGGAAGAACTGAGAGACTGGGCTCAAGATAAGATGCCTCCTTATTGGATACCGAGTATCATTAAAATTGTACCTAAAATACCTAAAAATGCTATGGGTAAAGTGAACAAAAAAGAGATAATAAAAGCttggaattaa
- the LOC130901685 gene encoding uncharacterized protein LOC130901685: MASASSTSARSLFADSKMRLADRVQVNVNNISSLARQITRGSKSTEILMHSSRNFAVAEQAMENSENNLKKLQALCTHANYQYDSIKKSTRQLEEVKEQVCAMQR, encoded by the exons ATGGCGTCAGCCAGTAGTACTAGTGCTAGATCATTGTTTGCTGATTCAAAAATGCGACTTGCTGATCGGGTACAAGTAAATGTGAATAATATATCTTCCTTGGCCAGACAGATAACTAGAGGGTCTAAAAGTACAGAG ATTCTTATGCATTCATCTCGAAATTTTGCCGTAGCAGAACAAGCGAtggaaaatagtgaaaataatcttaaaaaactTCAAGCTCTTTGCACACatgcaaattatcaatatgattctataaaaaaatcgactcGTCAACTGGAAGAAGTGAAGGAGCAAGTATGTGCAATGCAGAGATAA